In Plasmodium malariae genome assembly, chromosome: 11, the following proteins share a genomic window:
- the PmUG01_11014500 gene encoding Plasmodium exported protein, unknown function, with amino-acid sequence MENKINLFFFIKIAVIIFLIWIYRFNSEVSNFCKYLDKKDVIDEKLYTRNYRLLAKYKKEKYSNIVRTKEDILNNGYYEMKHICRNGKVSKKKNKLPKVSTSNSLGDYKQTEKSKFYEYNKVNTYNRKKMLDKIYYKNVLEYSKNADFRFIKKFIQRKNMAIFALYILHLAVGVLHVILFNFLTSSGKNVVDIMKMFIPLYILWFIILVRFFYNLRETGKYKNLLHLKSKMNYTE; translated from the exons atggaaaataaaattaatctatttttttttattaaaattgcggttattatctttttaatatgGATATATCGTTTTAATAGCGAAGtg agcaacttttgtaaatatttggATAAGAAGGACGTAAttgatgaaaaattatatacaagaAATTATCGCCTACTAGCAAagtataaaaaggaaaagtatTCAAATATCGTAAGGACAAAAGaagatattttaaataatggaTATTACGAAATGAAACACATATGCAGGAATGGAAAggtatcaaaaaaaaaaaataaattgccAAAAGTGAGTACATCAAATAGTTTAGGAGATTATAAACAAACAGAGAAAagtaaattttatgaatataataaggTTAATACCTATAATAGGAAGAAAATGTtagacaaaatatattataaaaatgtacttgaatatagtaaaaatgcTGATTTTaggtttataaaaaaatttatacaaagaaaaaatatggcAATTTTTGCTTTATATATCTTACATTTAGCAGTTGGTGTATTacatgttatattatttaattttcttacGAGTAGCGGTAAAAATGTAGTAGACATTATGAAAATGTTTAtacctttatatatattatggtttataattttagtaaGGTTTTTTTACAACTTAAGGGAAacaggaaaatataaaaatttattacatttaaaaagtaaaatgaattataccGAATAA